The following are encoded in a window of Cydia strobilella chromosome 1, ilCydStro3.1, whole genome shotgun sequence genomic DNA:
- the LOC134742330 gene encoding phosphoinositide 3-kinase adapter protein 1 isoform X3, which produces MEAEKMEDIAILWSSGSPESALWSDYLVASFDKIMSQRARHHYRVTPITVEELMASDSQENIEKLSKSQLQIVILCPNLATKMSDLKVESNMEALFKVDKVLVMLLGVEKNQVIANNCEDYPTIDQWQMMSVREKDTSFVDTFLTAAVGILRTKDCKDTATDRTSFSIVPKKVKIGHSRVIALLNDPIREEDSIKIIVDKKGEAIHIPTFKKRNPYTLQFDIPESCLDVSMLVWVRVSKNGQPLGRRQIKCESRLRELDQLLRASDHPLEFMCQTLGFKTTSKDQLDSWMLSAFQKNIPPHFNLLVSNEQFNPKADVSSGEEYPTLLHWAACFGLERLCWQLLECPGGGAAVALRNVRQRTPADLARDHHHTRLADVLADHMKINEFSNMYYYLKNMTESDKDEDQKEIKQDEELRIVETCDTVDSPTSPEAKAVEEPATDPFSEACTQTLEDNLDKLNESKKKRPVLKIPKMKEQLYQNDIPFHDDTAGRIQQAIEHDYLVQPSNIKVESPKFRPNNLYANSSRLMPQQSDVFLYSPTEESKNFNIETPTSDISQINLNAKDRCSAKSGKEMFPLNGQDELAEIINDFKNNVFSISEVEKLVMEWKNRNETQQSLKEKQEQLNKMREEYDKIQQRIKDNLKRPTPFERVKKIFSKGKKHHDQNGSVEKRKGNTRPNSSLSDSSSSSGRLSTVSGGSVAETNSVHSEHDDKARSIISASTLTMHSGNEHDSRLDDYLIPPPPRPLNGCPQFTTFGHPKHDQNRGHMATIVERETSASRERLECDSETSSTHLRMSFSRDRPAPTGRCDDRDGAHMYMNISATHT; this is translated from the exons AGATGGAAGACATCGCGATCCTGTGGAGTTCGGGCTCGCCTGAGAGCGCCCTCTGGTCAGACTACCTCGTAGCAAGCTTTGACAAGATCATGTCACAGAGGGCCCGCCATCACTACAG aGTGACGCCTATAACTGTGGAGGAGCTAATGGCCAGCGACTCCCAAGAGAATATAGAGAAGCTTTCCAAATCTCAGCTTCAAATAGTGATCCTGTGTCCGAACCTCGCCACCAAGATGTCGGACCTAAAGGTTGAGAGCAACATGGAGGCGCTGTTCAAAGTCGACAAGGTGCTGGTAATGCTGCTGGGCGTCGAAAAGAATCAAGTTATTGCGAACAACTGTGAAG ACTACCCCACGATAGACCAGTGGCAGATGATGTCGGTGCGCGAGAAGGACACGTCCTTCGTGGACACGTTCCTCACGGCCGCTGTGGGCATCCTGCGCACCAAGGACTGCAAGGACACCGCCACCGACCGCACCAGCTTCTCTATCGTGCCGAAGAAAGTCAAAATT ggacATAGTCGGGTCATAGCACTACTCAACGATCCAATCAGAGAAGAGGACAGTATCAAGATAATCGTGGACAAGAAAGGGGAAGCCATCCACATACCGACATTTAAGAAGCGGAATCCTTATACGCTGCAATTTGATATTCCAG AATCGTGTCTGGATGTATCTATGCTGGTATGGGTTAGAGTCAGCAAAAACGGCCAGCCGTTGGGAAGGAGGCAAATCAAATGCGAAAGTCGACTTAGGGAGTTGGACCAGCTATTGAGGGCTTCGGATCACCCTTTGGAATTTATGTGCCAG ACCTTAGGTTTCAAAACAACGAGTAAAGATCAACTCGACAGTTGGATGCTCAGCGCATTCCAGAAGAACATTCCTCCACACTTCAACTTGCTAGTTTCTAATGAGCAGTTTAATCCAAAAGCTGATGTATCAA GCGGCGAAGAATACCCCACCCTACTGCACTGGGCGGCATGCTTTGGGCTGGAGCGGCTGTGCTGGCAGCTGCTGGAGTGcccgggcggcggcgcggccgtgGCGCTGCGCAACGTGCGTCAGCGCACGCCCGCCGACCTGGCGCGCGACCACCACCACACTAGGCTCGCCGACGTGCTGGCTGACCATATG aaaataaaCGAATTCTCCAATATGTACTACTATCTGAAAAATATGACTGAAAGCGACAAAGACGAAGACCAAAAGGAAATCAAACAGGATGAAGAGTTACGAATTGTAGAAACGTGCGACACTGTCGACTCCCCCACGAGCCCCGAAGCGAAAGCTGTGGAAGAGCCGGCCACCGACCCCTTCAGCGAGGCATGCACTCAAACCCTGGAGGACAATTTAGACAAACTTAACGAAAGCAAAAAGAAACGACCCGTCCTGAAAATACCAAAGATGAAAGAGCAACTTTACCAAAACGACATTCCTTTCCACGATGACACCGCCGGCAGGATCCAGCAGGCGATAGAGCACGACTACCTCGTTCAACCGTCTAACATCAAAGTGGAGAGCCCTAAATTCAGACCTAACAACTTGTATGCCAACAGCTCCCGGCTCATGCCTCAGCAGTCCGACGTTTTTCTTTACTCACCCACCGAAGAATCCAAAAACTTTAATATAGAAACTCCCACCAGTGACATAAGCCAAATAAACTTGAATGCCAAAGATAGGTGTAGCGCTAAATCAGGAAAAGAAATGTTCCCGTTAAATGGACAAGACGAGTTAGCGGAAATTATAAACGATTTCAAGAACAATGTATTCTCTATTTCTGAAGTCGAAAAACTGGTTATGGAATGGAAGAACCGGAATGAGACGCAGCAATCCTTAAAAGAGAAACAGGAGCAGCTCAACAAAATGCGTGAGGAGTACGACAAGATTCAACAAAGAATTAAGGACAATTTGAAAAGGCCAACCCCGTTCGAGAGGGTAAAGAAAATTTTCTCCAAAGGCAAAAAAC aTCACGACCAAAATGGATCCGTTGAAAAAAGGAAAGGAAATACGCGCCCCAACAGCAGCTTAAGCGACA GTTCATCATCATCTGGGCGCCTGAGCACCGTGAGCGGAGGTAGTGTGGCGGAGACCAACAGTGTTCATTCAGAACATGACGATAAGGCGAGATCTATT ATTTCGGCCAGTACTCTTACGATGCACTCGGGGAACGAGCACGACAGCCGCCTCGACGACTACCTGatcccgccgccgccgcgcccgctcAACGGCTGCCCGCAGTTCACCACCTTCGGCCACCCTAAACACGATCAGAACAG AGGCCACATGGCAACAATAGTAGAGCGCGAAACCTCAGCATCCCGGGAGCGCCTGGAATGCGACTCAGAAACCAGCAGCACGCACCTCCGCATGTCCTTCTCGCGAGACCGCCCCGCCCCTACCGGCCGCTGTGACGACCGCGACGGCGCGCACATGTACATGAACATATCCGCGACGCACACGTAG